The following are from one region of the Synechococcus sp. CBW1108 genome:
- the alaS gene encoding alanine--tRNA ligase gives MAAAPRRACPRTGAEIRAAFLDFYEQRGHQPIASASLIPDDPTVLLTIAGMLPFKPVFLGQQQRPAPRATSSQKCIRTNDIENVGRTARHHTFFEMLGNFSFGDYFKEQAIAWAWELSTEVFGLSPNNLVVSVFREDEEAEAIWRDGVGVNPKRIIRLDEADNFWASGPTGPCGPCSEIYYDFKPELGDDGIDLEDDSRFIEFYNLVFMQYNRDAGGTLTPLAARNIDTGLGLERMAQILQGVPNNYETDLIYPLIETAAQLAGVDYRALDTKGQTSLKVIGDHSRAITQLICDGVTASNLGRGYILRRLLRRVVRHGRLLGIDRPFLAAMGEASITLMQAAYPQLLDRRDVILAELAREEARFLETLERGEKLLAEVLAAKPAQISGEQAFELYDTYGFPLELTEEIAEEHGLTVDLAGFEAAMEAQRQRAKAAAVSIDLTLQGAIEQMAAAAEATAFKGYEALEHPSCVLALVVNGEPAERALAGDAVQLVLDSTPFYGEGGGQVGDRGVLSGDGVIVAIEGVSRNRSVFVHRGHIERGSLAIGALVTARVDAACRRRAQANHTATHLLQAALKQIVDPAIGQAGSLVDFDRLRFDFHCPRAVTPAELEQIEALINGWISEAHTLQVAEMAIEQAKAAGAVAMFGEKYADVVRVVDVPGVSMELCGGTHVANTAEIGLFKIVSESGVAAGIRRIEAVAGPAVLAYLKEREAVVKPLAERFKAQPGEIVERVAALAEELKVTQKALAAARSELASAKAAALAHTAEPLGDYRLLVARLDGVDGAGLQNAAQGLADQLGDGAAVVLGGLPDPADLAKVILVAAFGAAVVAAGPKAGAFIGGVAKACGGGGGGRPNLAQAGGRDGAALDGALEQAREELKSTLLGGELEALPCQGKAPIT, from the coding sequence ATGGCCGCTGCCCCCCGCCGTGCCTGCCCCCGCACTGGCGCCGAGATCCGCGCGGCCTTCCTCGACTTCTACGAGCAGCGGGGCCACCAGCCCATCGCCAGCGCTTCGCTGATTCCGGACGATCCCACGGTGCTGCTCACCATCGCCGGCATGCTGCCGTTCAAGCCGGTGTTTCTGGGCCAGCAGCAGCGGCCGGCGCCGCGGGCCACCAGCTCCCAGAAGTGCATCCGCACCAACGACATCGAAAACGTGGGCCGCACGGCGCGGCATCACACGTTTTTTGAGATGCTCGGCAACTTCTCCTTTGGGGATTACTTCAAGGAGCAGGCGATCGCCTGGGCCTGGGAGCTCTCCACCGAGGTGTTCGGCCTCTCGCCCAACAACCTTGTGGTGAGCGTCTTCCGCGAAGACGAAGAAGCGGAAGCCATCTGGCGAGACGGGGTGGGGGTGAACCCCAAGCGCATCATCCGCCTGGATGAGGCCGACAATTTCTGGGCCTCGGGCCCCACCGGCCCCTGCGGCCCCTGCTCAGAGATCTACTACGACTTCAAGCCCGAACTCGGCGACGACGGCATCGACCTTGAGGACGACTCGCGCTTCATCGAGTTCTACAACCTGGTGTTCATGCAGTACAACCGCGACGCCGGCGGCACCCTCACGCCGCTGGCGGCCCGCAACATCGATACCGGCCTGGGCCTCGAGCGCATGGCCCAGATCCTGCAGGGCGTGCCGAACAACTACGAAACCGACCTGATCTATCCGCTGATTGAAACGGCGGCCCAGCTGGCGGGGGTCGACTACAGGGCCCTCGACACCAAGGGCCAAACCAGCCTCAAGGTGATCGGTGACCATAGCCGCGCCATCACCCAGCTGATCTGCGATGGGGTGACGGCCTCAAACCTGGGCCGCGGCTACATCCTGCGCCGCCTGCTGCGGCGCGTCGTGCGCCACGGCAGGCTGCTGGGCATCGACAGGCCTTTCCTGGCGGCGATGGGCGAGGCGTCAATCACCCTGATGCAGGCGGCCTACCCCCAGCTGCTGGACCGCCGCGACGTGATCCTGGCCGAACTCGCCCGGGAGGAGGCCCGCTTCCTGGAAACCCTGGAGCGGGGCGAGAAGTTGCTGGCCGAGGTGTTGGCGGCCAAGCCCGCCCAGATCAGCGGCGAGCAGGCCTTCGAGCTTTACGACACCTACGGCTTCCCGCTGGAGCTCACCGAGGAGATCGCCGAAGAGCACGGCCTCACGGTGGATCTGGCCGGTTTTGAGGCGGCGATGGAGGCCCAGCGCCAGCGGGCCAAGGCCGCAGCGGTGAGCATCGACCTCACCCTGCAGGGGGCGATTGAGCAGATGGCGGCCGCCGCCGAGGCCACCGCCTTCAAGGGCTACGAGGCCCTGGAGCACCCCAGCTGCGTGCTGGCCCTGGTCGTGAACGGTGAACCGGCGGAGCGTGCCTTGGCGGGGGATGCAGTGCAACTGGTGCTCGATTCCACCCCTTTCTATGGCGAGGGCGGCGGCCAGGTGGGTGACCGGGGTGTGCTCTCAGGCGATGGCGTGATCGTGGCGATCGAGGGTGTGAGCCGCAACCGCTCAGTGTTTGTGCACAGAGGCCACATTGAGCGCGGCAGTTTGGCGATCGGGGCCCTGGTTACGGCCCGGGTGGATGCCGCCTGCCGCCGCCGCGCCCAGGCGAATCACACGGCCACCCACCTGCTGCAGGCGGCGCTCAAGCAAATTGTCGACCCGGCCATCGGCCAGGCCGGCTCCCTGGTGGATTTCGATCGCCTGCGCTTCGACTTCCACTGCCCCCGCGCCGTGACCCCGGCCGAGCTCGAGCAGATCGAGGCCCTGATCAACGGCTGGATCAGCGAGGCCCACACCCTGCAGGTGGCGGAGATGGCGATCGAGCAGGCCAAGGCCGCCGGCGCCGTGGCGATGTTTGGCGAGAAGTACGCCGATGTGGTGCGGGTGGTGGATGTGCCCGGCGTTTCGATGGAGCTCTGCGGCGGCACCCACGTGGCCAACACCGCTGAGATCGGCCTGTTCAAGATCGTGAGCGAGAGCGGCGTGGCTGCCGGCATCCGCCGCATCGAGGCGGTGGCCGGCCCGGCGGTGCTGGCCTACCTCAAGGAGCGCGAGGCGGTAGTTAAGCCCCTGGCCGAGCGCTTCAAGGCCCAGCCCGGCGAGATTGTGGAGCGGGTGGCGGCCCTGGCCGAGGAGCTCAAGGTCACGCAAAAAGCCTTGGCGGCGGCCCGCAGCGAGCTTGCGAGCGCCAAGGCCGCGGCGCTGGCGCACACGGCCGAGCCCCTCGGCGACTACCGGTTGCTGGTGGCGCGTCTCGATGGCGTCGACGGCGCCGGCCTGCAGAACGCCGCCCAGGGCCTGGCCGACCAGCTGGGCGACGGGGCGGCGGTGGTGCTGGGCGGCCTACCCGATCCGGCCGATCTGGCCAAGGTGATCCTGGTGGCGGCCTTCGGGGCGGCGGTGGTCGCGGCCGGCCCCAAGGCCGGGGCCTTCATCGGCGGCGTGGCAAAAGCCTGCGGCGGCGGCGGTGGCGGCCGCCCCAACCTGGCCCAGGCGGGCGGGCGCGATGGGGCGGCCCTGGATGGTGCGCTGGAGCAGGCGCGGGAGGAGCTGAAGAGCACCCTGCTGGGGGGTGAGCTGGAGGCCCTGCCATGTCAGGGGAAAGCTCCAATCACCTGA
- a CDS encoding DEAD/DEAH box helicase gives MSLLHATWLFPPEGSGGRLFLWADTWRVATPAVPKLEAPEHPLALNEDDLATWLDDNGLWSEALRPASATLSLPSRSQAAKGRRTSASSWSGLPLQAGEPIPKQLEWWPWQVQGWALDSANAGEWLSQLPLAGEHPEMADELRWWSHLQRWALSLIARGRWLPQLEEGKARWLPLLNREDDRRRLEDLASGLPQVATCALAAGPLGDPSLACRRPGSGRLRVASLLEALLDGQLRVGFSPNAGGLDPLLAAWQKALGKGDGSLNLGEEELERLSIATHHWREGVAGKVEPARTCLELFTPAEGEELWELRFGLQAEADPSLRVPAAAVWAAGDRGLQMGEVAVPQPSELLLEGMGRALRVFEPIVRGLDSATPETMQITPAEAFVLVRTGAHQLRDEGVGVLLPASLSGGLASRLGLSITAELPEKSRGFTLGESLTWEWEFMIGGVTLSLRDLDRLEAKRSPLVQHKGAWIELRPLDLKNAKKFSGANPGLSLDDALRLTASEGDTFHRLPVHRFDAGPRLQAVLEQYHQQKAPDPLPAPPGFSGQLRPYQERGLGWLAFLHRFDQGACLADDMGLGKTIQLLAFLQHLKAEDELKRPVLLVAPTSVLTNWKREAHGFTPELGVKEHYGPRRPSSPEALKKALKGVDLVLTSYGLLQRDSELLESIDWQGMVIDEAQAIKNHTAKQSQAARDLARPSRFSKGGSRFRIALTGTPVENRVSELWALMDFLNPKVLGDEPFFRQRYRLPIERYGDMASMRDLKARVGPFILRRLKTDKLIISDLPEKVELNEWVGLAPEQKKLYNKTVEASLDAIARAPLGQKHGQVLALLTKLKQICNHPALALKENADTVLAAGNGSFSSRSAKLQRLEEILEEVIEAGDRALLFTQFAEWGLLLQAHLQRKWRQEVPFLYGNTSKTERQAMVDRFQDDPRGPQLFLLSLKAGGVGLNLTRASHVFHIDRWWNPAVENQATDRAYRIGQQNRVLVHKFITSGSVEERIDRMIKEKSKLAEDIVGSGEDWLGGFDVGQLKDLVTLSDED, from the coding sequence ATGAGCCTGCTGCACGCCACCTGGCTGTTTCCCCCCGAAGGTTCGGGTGGTCGCCTATTTCTGTGGGCCGACACCTGGCGGGTGGCCACGCCGGCGGTGCCGAAGCTGGAGGCCCCCGAGCATCCTCTGGCCCTCAACGAAGACGATCTGGCCACCTGGCTCGACGACAACGGCCTCTGGAGCGAGGCCCTGCGGCCGGCCAGCGCCACCCTGAGCCTGCCCAGCCGCAGCCAGGCCGCCAAGGGGCGCCGCACCAGCGCCAGCAGCTGGAGCGGCCTGCCCCTGCAGGCCGGTGAACCGATCCCCAAGCAACTGGAGTGGTGGCCCTGGCAGGTGCAGGGCTGGGCCCTGGATTCGGCCAACGCGGGCGAATGGCTCAGCCAGCTGCCCCTGGCCGGCGAGCACCCGGAGATGGCCGATGAGCTGCGCTGGTGGAGCCACCTGCAGCGCTGGGCCCTGAGCCTGATCGCCCGGGGGCGCTGGTTGCCCCAGCTCGAAGAGGGCAAGGCCCGCTGGCTGCCCCTGCTCAACCGCGAAGACGACCGCCGCCGCCTCGAAGACCTGGCCAGCGGCCTGCCCCAGGTCGCAACCTGCGCCCTGGCCGCCGGCCCCCTGGGCGATCCCTCCCTGGCCTGCCGCCGCCCCGGCAGCGGCCGCCTGCGGGTAGCCAGCCTGCTGGAAGCCCTGCTCGATGGCCAGCTGCGGGTGGGCTTCAGCCCCAACGCAGGCGGGCTCGATCCGTTGCTGGCAGCCTGGCAGAAGGCCCTGGGCAAGGGCGATGGCAGCCTCAACCTGGGCGAGGAGGAGCTGGAGCGGCTCAGCATCGCCACCCACCACTGGCGCGAAGGGGTGGCGGGCAAGGTGGAGCCGGCCCGCACCTGCCTGGAGCTGTTCACCCCCGCTGAGGGCGAGGAGCTGTGGGAGCTGCGCTTCGGGCTGCAGGCGGAAGCCGACCCCAGCCTGCGGGTGCCCGCCGCCGCCGTGTGGGCCGCCGGCGATCGGGGCCTGCAGATGGGCGAAGTGGCCGTGCCCCAACCGAGCGAGCTGCTGCTCGAAGGTATGGGCCGGGCCCTGAGGGTGTTTGAACCGATTGTGCGGGGGCTCGATTCGGCCACCCCGGAAACGATGCAGATCACGCCAGCCGAGGCGTTTGTGCTGGTGCGCACCGGCGCCCACCAGCTGCGCGACGAGGGCGTGGGCGTGCTGCTGCCCGCCAGCCTCTCCGGGGGCCTGGCCAGCCGGCTGGGCCTGTCGATCACCGCCGAACTGCCGGAGAAATCGCGCGGCTTCACCCTGGGCGAATCGCTCACCTGGGAATGGGAATTCATGATCGGAGGGGTCACCCTCTCCCTGCGGGACCTGGATCGCCTGGAGGCCAAACGCAGCCCCCTGGTGCAGCACAAGGGGGCCTGGATCGAGCTGCGGCCCCTCGATCTCAAGAACGCCAAAAAATTCAGCGGCGCCAATCCGGGCCTGAGCCTCGACGACGCCCTACGGCTCACCGCCAGCGAAGGCGACACCTTCCACCGGCTACCGGTGCACCGCTTCGACGCCGGCCCGCGGCTGCAGGCGGTGCTGGAGCAATACCACCAGCAGAAGGCCCCCGACCCCCTGCCGGCCCCCCCCGGCTTCTCCGGCCAGCTGCGGCCCTATCAGGAGCGGGGCCTGGGCTGGCTGGCCTTCCTGCACCGCTTCGACCAGGGCGCCTGCCTGGCCGACGACATGGGCCTGGGCAAAACGATCCAGCTGCTGGCCTTCCTGCAGCACCTCAAGGCCGAAGACGAACTCAAACGACCGGTGCTGCTGGTGGCGCCCACCTCGGTGCTCACCAACTGGAAACGGGAAGCCCACGGCTTCACCCCCGAGCTGGGGGTGAAGGAGCACTACGGCCCGCGCCGGCCCTCCAGCCCCGAGGCCCTCAAAAAAGCCCTTAAGGGCGTGGATCTGGTACTCACCAGCTATGGCCTGCTGCAGCGAGACAGCGAACTGCTCGAAAGCATCGACTGGCAAGGGATGGTGATCGACGAAGCCCAGGCGATCAAAAACCACACCGCCAAGCAGAGCCAAGCAGCCCGGGACCTGGCCCGCCCCAGCCGGTTCAGCAAGGGGGGCAGCCGTTTCCGGATTGCCCTGACCGGCACGCCGGTGGAAAACCGGGTCAGCGAGCTGTGGGCGCTGATGGACTTCCTCAACCCCAAGGTGCTCGGCGATGAGCCCTTCTTCCGCCAGCGCTACCGGCTGCCGATCGAGCGCTACGGCGACATGGCCTCGATGCGCGATCTCAAGGCCCGGGTGGGGCCCTTCATCCTGCGGCGGCTCAAAACCGACAAGTTGATCATCTCCGACCTGCCGGAGAAGGTGGAGCTCAACGAGTGGGTGGGCCTGGCTCCGGAGCAGAAAAAGCTCTACAACAAAACAGTCGAAGCGAGCCTCGATGCCATCGCCCGGGCGCCTTTGGGCCAGAAGCACGGCCAGGTGCTGGCCCTGCTCACCAAGCTCAAGCAGATCTGCAACCACCCGGCCCTGGCCCTCAAGGAAAATGCCGACACCGTGCTCGCCGCCGGCAACGGCAGCTTCAGTAGCCGCAGCGCCAAGCTGCAGCGACTCGAGGAGATCCTCGAAGAGGTGATCGAAGCGGGCGATCGGGCCCTGCTGTTCACCCAGTTCGCCGAATGGGGCCTGCTGCTCCAGGCCCACCTGCAGCGCAAGTGGCGCCAGGAGGTGCCGTTCCTATACGGCAACACCAGCAAAACCGAGCGCCAGGCCATGGTCGATCGCTTCCAGGACGACCCCCGCGGCCCCCAGCTATTTCTGCTGTCGCTGAAGGCCGGTGGCGTCGGCCTCAACCTCACCCGCGCCAGCCACGTGTTCCACATCGACCGCTGGTGGAACCCGGCCGTGGAAAACCAGGCCACCGACCGCGCCTACCGCATCGGCCAACAAAACCGGGTGCTGGTGCACAAGTTCATCACCAGCGGCTCGGTGGAAGAAAGGATCGACCGGATGATCAAGGAAAAATCCAAGCTGGCCGAAGACATCGTCGGCTCCGGCGAAGATTGGCTGGGCGGCTTCGATGTGGGCCAGCTCAAAGATCTGGTCACCCTCAGTGATGAGGATTGA
- a CDS encoding nucleotidyltransferase substrate binding protein codes for MRIEAMEAQSSDVRWKQRFDNLQRAYQRLRWALEIHQQDPDNELIRMAVIKAYEFTFELSWKTLKDFLAYNGIDAKLPREVLKQAFATGLIIDGQLWIDMLEERNLMAHTYDDARARKAVDQIQERYLGGLQQLHDMLTTKRQEAP; via the coding sequence ATGAGGATTGAAGCGATGGAGGCCCAGAGCTCTGATGTTCGCTGGAAACAGCGCTTCGACAACCTTCAAAGGGCCTACCAGCGCTTGCGCTGGGCATTGGAAATCCACCAGCAGGATCCAGACAACGAGCTGATCCGCATGGCCGTGATCAAGGCCTATGAATTCACCTTTGAACTGAGCTGGAAAACCCTCAAGGATTTCCTCGCCTACAACGGTATCGATGCCAAGCTGCCCCGCGAAGTGCTCAAACAGGCCTTCGCGACGGGGCTGATCATTGATGGCCAGCTCTGGATCGACATGCTGGAAGAGCGCAACTTGATGGCCCACACCTACGACGACGCCAGAGCCCGCAAAGCAGTGGATCAGATCCAGGAGCGCTATCTCGGTGGCCTACAGCAACTGCACGACATGCTGACAACCAAACGGCAGGAGGCCCCATGA
- a CDS encoding nucleotidyltransferase family protein, with the protein MSAPATSSAPAATNHGIPERTVAEIRSCLKRFPQIHWLKLYGSRAMGRHWRGSDIDLAYSADEDCSAALREALDQLPTPYLFDVTHWESLRYAPLREHIERVGIPFP; encoded by the coding sequence ATGAGTGCGCCAGCCACCAGCTCTGCCCCTGCCGCCACCAACCACGGCATCCCCGAGCGCACGGTGGCCGAGATCCGCTCCTGCCTGAAGCGCTTCCCCCAGATCCACTGGCTGAAGCTCTACGGCTCAAGGGCGATGGGCCGCCACTGGAGGGGCTCCGATATCGATCTGGCCTACAGCGCCGACGAGGATTGCAGCGCCGCCCTGCGCGAAGCCCTCGACCAACTGCCCACCCCCTATCTCTTTGATGTGACGCACTGGGAATCGCTCCGCTACGCCCCCCTGCGCGAACACATCGAACGCGTCGGCATCCCCTTCCCATGA
- a CDS encoding SWIM zinc finger family protein, with the protein MTLTPTTYASAINTQLGDQGLAQQPWWVEQWMELINGYRFKKRLERAWEYARSGNVTSIRFEGRRVHARVQGSSEEPYKVKLWLDVLSDDDWGYVLDALTQKARWSAQLLAGVMPQDIERAFAASGKRLFPFKLQEVRSECSCPDKANPCKHVSAVFYLMGDRFSEDPFVLFQMRGRTRGQLLADLAKRRRRALARQAKKAAAAKGSQPVAEAAPHPVHPAIKNPNRWWRYDAALDPDLVVITPALEGDTGLDAAGPLPLAEEPRFPEANQHFLEHLQAHGQQLAALAMAKAMGPVNGDDS; encoded by the coding sequence ATGACCCTCACCCCCACCACCTACGCCAGCGCCATCAACACCCAGCTCGGCGACCAGGGCCTGGCCCAGCAGCCCTGGTGGGTGGAGCAGTGGATGGAGCTGATCAACGGCTACCGCTTCAAGAAGCGACTGGAGCGGGCCTGGGAGTACGCCCGCAGCGGCAATGTCACCTCGATCCGCTTCGAGGGCAGGCGGGTGCATGCCCGGGTGCAGGGCAGCAGCGAGGAGCCCTACAAGGTGAAGCTCTGGCTCGATGTGCTCAGCGACGACGACTGGGGCTACGTGCTCGATGCCCTCACCCAGAAGGCCCGCTGGTCGGCCCAGCTGCTGGCCGGCGTCATGCCCCAGGACATCGAACGGGCCTTCGCCGCCAGCGGCAAGCGCCTGTTTCCATTCAAGTTGCAGGAGGTGCGCAGCGAGTGCAGCTGCCCCGACAAGGCCAACCCCTGCAAGCACGTCAGCGCCGTCTTCTATCTGATGGGGGATCGCTTCAGCGAAGACCCCTTCGTGCTGTTCCAGATGCGTGGCCGCACCAGGGGTCAACTGCTGGCCGACCTGGCCAAACGCCGCCGCCGGGCCTTGGCACGGCAGGCTAAAAAGGCTGCCGCCGCCAAGGGCTCGCAGCCAGTCGCCGAGGCCGCTCCCCACCCGGTGCATCCCGCCATCAAGAACCCAAACCGCTGGTGGCGCTACGACGCGGCCCTCGATCCGGATCTGGTGGTAATCACTCCAGCCCTCGAGGGCGACACGGGCCTCGATGCCGCCGGGCCCCTGCCCCTGGCAGAAGAACCCCGCTTCCCCGAAGCCAACCAGCACTTCCTCGAGCACCTCCAGGCCCACGGCCAGCAGCTGGCCGCCCTGGCCATGGCCAAGGCCATGGGGCCGGTCAACGGCGATGACAGCTGA
- a CDS encoding MEKHLA domain-containing protein, which translates to MTADWLGPPPWLSPEAQALAGQLLSSHQRSFATPLLAGLAADASPRLIAQELFAAEVVVLAHDGADPSSEPGPRLIYANRAALRLWRRPWGEMVGMPSRLTAEPAERASRRQALLAAQAQECLRGYRGIRIDSTGRRFAIEGACLWSLRDGTDRPCGQAARFNRWWLL; encoded by the coding sequence ATGACAGCTGACTGGCTGGGCCCGCCGCCCTGGCTGAGCCCAGAAGCCCAGGCCCTGGCCGGCCAGCTGCTGAGCAGCCACCAGCGGTCCTTCGCCACGCCCCTGCTCGCCGGCCTGGCCGCCGATGCCTCGCCCCGGCTGATTGCCCAGGAGCTGTTCGCCGCCGAGGTGGTGGTGTTGGCCCACGACGGCGCCGATCCCAGCAGCGAGCCGGGCCCCCGCTTGATCTACGCCAACCGCGCCGCCCTGCGCCTGTGGCGGCGGCCCTGGGGGGAAATGGTGGGAATGCCCTCGCGGCTCACCGCCGAGCCGGCCGAGCGGGCCAGCCGCCGCCAGGCCCTGCTGGCCGCCCAGGCCCAGGAATGCCTCAGGGGCTACCGGGGCATCCGCATCGACAGCACCGGCCGCCGCTTCGCGATCGAAGGCGCTTGCCTCTGGAGCCTGCGCGATGGCACCGATCGGCCCTGCGGCCAGGCCGCCCGCTTCAATCGCTGGTGGCTGTTATGA
- a CDS encoding Hsp20/alpha crystallin family protein translates to MLTLRQSPFDLIRSDLLESDLFKKLEQQLHSAETQKAERVPAAEVHETLEAYTIALELPGVDKGSIDVKATDRTLVISAERRSTVDVGEPAALISEIRYGTWSRSFRFPSGINREGLEAHYRDGVLSVTAPKAQTMTTVQVQVES, encoded by the coding sequence ATGCTTACCCTGCGCCAATCACCCTTCGATCTGATCCGCAGCGACCTGCTCGAATCCGATCTGTTCAAGAAGCTCGAGCAGCAACTGCACAGCGCCGAAACGCAAAAGGCTGAGCGAGTTCCCGCCGCCGAAGTGCATGAAACACTCGAGGCCTACACGATCGCCCTGGAACTCCCAGGCGTCGACAAAGGCTCCATCGACGTCAAGGCCACCGACCGCACCCTGGTGATCAGCGCTGAACGGCGCTCCACCGTGGATGTCGGCGAGCCCGCCGCCCTGATCAGCGAGATCCGCTACGGCACCTGGAGCCGCAGCTTCCGCTTCCCCAGCGGCATCAACCGCGAGGGCCTCGAGGCCCACTACCGCGACGGCGTGCTCAGCGTCACCGCTCCTAAGGCCCAAACGATGACCACGGTGCAAGTGCAGGTGGAAAGCTGA